One genomic region from Lineus longissimus chromosome 6, tnLinLong1.2, whole genome shotgun sequence encodes:
- the LOC135490025 gene encoding rhotekin-like, with translation MATRKRKREFQDDFQQESRVTDAIPTGSDGAKVPAKRQRIEKPEKLIIKPPIFPLSARKLRARKKDDSSPRDTFARAASLRKSKRNSLSNLSLASIKAPILTLKGTLQKKVAKAVRKRSMKGLKDYSLPLENTTVFSRYIMDAQRAAKDAELQQKIEREIKMRDGTAKLLAASKHPAQLMEAAKSLLTSNTRVLSYMSELQKRKSEEILKKQQSESVEGDQTPCKAKFAVSDIRIPLMWKDTDHFKNKGDHRRYAVFCLLKIGTEIFDTTLVKDVDRSKTDITFDDVIIFENIPNDFKFEIEIYSHQLHEDVSIASTPKKIKKKINDISSSMGRSVGRRLSGLKEDELMNSMLVGPRFDQVAHATLRLSDVKGAIGIYDLVIDTPPTSTENTKPDGTSSQELPMFGNFCCNLAVQPYCLINETISGYLSVEAHDDNKKWQRFWCSLKNLQLSCWLQPENAGLCEPDYSIPVTKFSQISEASTSTCSRPHGIHVMSQGGIYSCTLAAESKDDRTRWWDAFQQHLLDQALWLHACDRLMEIKNPTTRKVGFITRKPSLYDEIGTSLDSADEDTRSTSSADSASGRSHSHSPITKQISLSYELPHNQF, from the exons atggccactcGAAAACGGAAGCGCGAATTTCAAGACGATTTTCAACAAGAATCGCGAGTTACTGATGCTATTCCGACAGGTAGCGATGGTGCGAAGGTTCCAGCAAAGAGGCAGCGTATAGAGAAGCCTGAAAAACTCATAATCAAACCCCCCATCTTTCCATTATCGGCTAGAAAACTTCGC GCCCGTAAGAAAGACGACTCCTCTCCTAGAGACACATTTGCTAGAGCAGCTTCATTGAGAAAGAGCAAGCGTAACAGCCTGAGCAACCTCTCATTAGCCTCGATAAAGGCCCCAATACTCACATTGAAGGGGACCCTGCAGAAGAAGGTGGCAAAAGCAGTTAGAAAGCGGTCCATGAAAGGGTTGAAAGATTACAGCCTACCTCTAGAGAACACAACTGTCTTCAGTCGGTACATTATGGATGCACAAAGAGCAGCCAAG GATGCTGAGCTTCAGCAGAAGATCGAACGCGAGATCAAGATGCGTGACGGTACTGCTAAGCTACTGGCAGCATCCAAACACCCAGCCCAACTCATGGAGGCTGCCAAGTCCTTGTTGACGTCAAACACACGTGTCCTGTCATACATGTCCGAGTTACAGAAGAGGAAGTCTGAAGAAATTTTGAAGAAGCAGCA GTCGGAGAGTGTTGAAGGGGACCAAACGCCGTGCAAAGCTAAATTTGCCGTGTCAGACATTCGGATACCTCTCATGTGGAAAGACACGGATCATTTTAAGAACAAAGGAG ATCACCGTCGGTATGCTGTATTCTGTCTCCTCAAGATTGGGACTGAAATATTCGACACGACGCTAGTCAAGGATGTGGATAGGAGTAAAACAGACATTACTTTTGATGATGTTATAATTTT TGAGAACATTCCAAATGACTTCAAATTTGAGATAGAAATCTATTCCCATCAACTACACGAAGATGTTTCCATAGCTAGTACACCAAAGAAGATTAAGAAGAAGATTAATGACATTTCCTCGTCTATGGGCCGATCTGTAGGGCGACGGTTGTCTGGCTTA AAAGAAGATGAGCTCATGAACAGCATGCTAGT TGGTCCTCGCTTTGATCAGGTGGCGCATGCAACATTGAGACTATCAGATGTTAAAGGTGCTATTGGTATTTATGACTTGGTCATAGATACTCCCCCAACTAGTACAG AGAACACAAAACCAGATGGAACCTCATCTCAGGAACTTCCGATGTTTGGAAACTTCTGTTGTAACCTAGCAGTTCAACCCTACTGCCTTATTAACGAGACTATTTCAGGATATCTTAGTGTAGAG GCTCATGATGACAACAAGAAATGGCAACGCTTTTGGTGCTCCCTTAAGAATCTTCAGTTGTCGTGTTGGCTTCAACCAGAGAATGCGGGGCTATGTGAGCCAGACTATTCTATACCAGTCACAAAG TTTTCCCAGATATCGGAAGCGTCGACGTCGACGTGTTCACGGCCGCATGGCATCCACGTTATGTCTCAGGGTGGTATCTATTCGTGTACATTGGCAGCAGAGAGTAAGGATGACAGAACACGATGGTGGGATGCGTTCCAACAGCATTTATTGGATCAAG CTTTATGGCTGCACGCTTGTGATCGCTTGATGGAGATCAAGAACCCTACCACGAGAAAGGTAGGATTCATAACACGGAAGCCGTCATTATACGATGAGATAGGAACGTCCTTAGATTCTGCCGATGAAGATACAAGGTCAACAAGTTCTGCGGATTCAGCGAGCGGTCGAAGTCACAGTCATAGTCCGATTACAAAGCAGATTAGTCTCAGTTATGAACTCCCGCATAATCAGTTTTAG
- the LOC135489118 gene encoding cilia- and flagella-associated protein 206-like, translating into MSRAQAESVIKNIIREIAQECASKGQAVSETLVAFMVKAVVLDPSNEFNVDRTLTKDDVQKLIKICVDRLLDSRSPSLDTIKMQVYFDMNYTTRNDFLDEHRRVLDSRLQPVIREITDSRARTREELESLYRKIVSAVLLRSGLGSPTDIAVVREATAALQSVFPQTELGTFMALTKRDKERQLQELTQIVTGIRLFNKECGKGGEGIDDLPAILNEAIPATTQNVDAEIQNTLSISYRYTALIQKLRGDSSQEGPPTQLLKEALINARQHETYLKILLNDIIACAQQVEMLESQLAARMEQLQATVQSKTAVPTAQVYPQFIQLAHLWCGFQDEMVLLSVLSNILASLEPFTKAHNEIFTDEVLNPFMEGVTVLSDEERRRATSGEEHRVDPKDFKKMEWLFPETTKNFNRLPLQYKGYCGWSLVQNDCLLLPSNPDIGVLRYNDHYYGFSSKDAAYDFAENPEGYIQMAAEAAKRSPELIQLLELHTQFATITPYSQGKDPGKMIEKPVTKCDSGTQTDTHILEANIVKSYEWNEWELRRKAIKLANLRTKITHSVQTNLSNLRRDNISQVYLPKEATTQTKTDGYSNVPKPQVFLAGLRGCGLDLPTNMEKVDLTIDVDQT; encoded by the exons ATGTCGCGAGCGCAAGCTGAGAGTGTCATCAAGAACATAATCCGGGAGATAGCTCAAGAGTGTGCCAGTAAAGGCCAGGCTGTCTCAGAAACATTGGTGGCTTTCATG GTTAAAGCCGTTGTGTTGGATCCCAGTAATGAATTCAATGTAGACCGCACCCTCACTAAAGATGACGTACAAAAACTCATCAAG ATTTGTGTTGACCGTCTCCTGGACTCGAGGTCCCCATCTCTGGATACCATCAAGATGCAGGTGTACTTTGACATGAACTACACAACCAGGAACGACTTCCTGGATGAACACCGACGAGTCCTCGATTCTCGTCTCCAGCCTGTCATCCGTGAAATCACTGACAGTCGAGCAAGGACACGGGAGGAGTTGGAGAGTTTGTACCGCAAGATTGTCTCTGCCGTCCTCTTGAGATCTGGTTTGGGAAGCCCAACAGATATTGCAGTGGTGCGAGAAGCAACAG CTGCCTTGCAGAGTGTCTTCCCTCAGACTGAGCTCGGTACCTTCATGGCTCTGACCAAGAGAGACAAGGAGAGACAGCTGCAGGAGTTgacccagattgtgactggGATCAGATTGTTCAACAAGGAATGCGGCAAAGGAGGAGAGGGGATTGATGACT TACCTGCCATCCTGAATGAAGCAATTCCTGCCACCACCCAGAATGTCGATGCTGAGATCCAGAACACCTTGAGCATCTCCTACAGGTACACAGCATTGATTCAGAAGCTGAGGGGTGACAGTAGTCAGGAAGGTCCGCCTACCCAACTCCTAAAGGAGGCTCTCATCAATGCAAGGCAGCATGAGACTTACCTCAAGATCTTACTG AATGACATCATAGCTTGTGCCCAGCAGGTCGAGATGTTGGAATCACAGCTGGCAGCACGTATGGAGCAGCTGCAAGCTACTGTCCAGTCTAAGACCGCAGTACCTACTGCACAAGTTTAT CCCCAGTTTATCCAGCTGGCACATTTGTGGTGTGGCTTCCAGGATGAGATGGTCCTGCTGAGTGTCCTCAGTAACATCTTGGCCAGTTTGGAACCATTCACAAAG GCTCACAATGAGATCTTCACTGATGAGGTGTTAAATCCTTTCATGGAGGGTGTGACAGTCCTGTCTGATGAAGAACGAAGGAGAGCT ACCAGTGGAGAAGAGCATCGTGTTGACCCAAAAGACTTCAAGAAAATGGAATGGCTCTTCCCAGAAACTACAAAAAACTTCAATAGGTTACCACTGCAGTATAAGGGTTACTGTGGATGGTCGCTGGTCCAAAATGACTGTTTACTCCTCCCGAGCAACCCAGATATAGGTGTATTGAGATATAATGACCACTACTATGGCTTCTCGTCAAAAGATGCTGCTTACGACTTTGCTGAAAATCCTGAAGG ATATATTCAGATGGCTGCAGAGGCTGCCAAGAGAAGTCCAGAACTGATACAGCTCCTTGAACTTCACACCCAGTTTGCAACCATCACACCCTACTCCCAG GGCAAGGACCCGGGCAAGATGATTGAGAAGCCAGTGACTAAATGTGACAGCGGCACTCAGACAGACACTCACATCCTCGAGGCTAATATTGTCAAGTCATATGAATGGAATGAGTGGGAACTCAGAAGGAAAGCAATCAAACTG GCTAATCTGAGAACCAAGATCACACATTCCGTCCAGACGAACCTCAGCAACTTGAGAAGAGACAACATTTCCCAGGTGTACCTGCCAAA GGAAGCCACAACCCAGACAAAGACAGATGGCTATTCGAATGTTCCCAAACCTCAAGTTTTCCTTGCTGGTCTCCGCGGCTGTGGGCTGGACTTGCCTACAAATATGGAGAAGGTAGATCTGACCATCGATGTCGACCAGACATAA